In a genomic window of Oculatellaceae cyanobacterium:
- a CDS encoding response regulator yields the protein MNVNHSLEGTVVFLIEDEPDIRNLFTFVFEAAGATVFAAASLNEAKSTFKAHKADIVISDISLPDGNGLSIMQEVKNQERETGKVIPTIALTGLSGEQVDENISAAGFQHHLCKPVEIDNLVEMVAVLAGNC from the coding sequence ATGAATGTTAATCATTCCCTAGAAGGAACTGTTGTCTTCTTAATAGAAGATGAGCCAGATATTCGCAATCTATTTACTTTTGTATTTGAAGCAGCAGGGGCAACTGTCTTTGCTGCTGCCTCTTTAAATGAAGCTAAATCCACATTCAAAGCTCATAAAGCAGACATTGTAATTAGCGATATCAGCTTACCTGACGGTAATGGATTATCTATAATGCAGGAAGTAAAAAATCAAGAGAGAGAAACCGGAAAAGTAATTCCTACAATAGCTTTGACTGGACTGTCAGGCGAACAAGTGGACGAAAACATATCAGCAGCAGGTTTTCAGCACCACTTATGCAAGCCAGTTGAAATAGATAATTTAGTGGAAATGGTTGCTGTTTTAGCAGGCAATTGTTAA
- the dnaG gene encoding DNA primase gives MQIPRLHPDTIEQVKERADIVDVVSEHVVLRKRGKDYQGLCPFHEEKTPSFTVSPGKQMYYCFGCQAGGNAIKFLMEVGKRAFGEVVLDLARRYQVPVQTLEPEQRQELQRQLTQREQLFEILAVAANFYQHALRQPQGNVALEYLKSERGLTEETIQNFQLGYAPSGWEILYKYLVEQKSYPVQLVEKAGLIVPRKSGGGYYDRFRDRLMIPIHDTQGRVIGFGGRTLTDEQPKYLNSPETELFDKGRTLFALDKAKDAIGKRDQAVVVEGYFDAIALHEAGINNVVASLGTALSLDQVKQLLRYTDSKRIVLNFDADAAGTNAAERAIGEIANLAYQGEVQLRILNLPKGKDADEFVKGKADGAAQYQELLDNAPLWLDWQIQQTLVNRDISQADQFQQVAQEMVKLLSNIENAASQIHYLELCAKLLSKDDSRSITLLIESLRKQLKKLNLPLQPKSNTQQQFIPLPAKTDRDLLNQAEILLLKIYIHCPEYREDIIFALEDRDLLFSLQYHLVWQYFQDLALKSPEIIYTSEVIISLLQDFSVQLPKNIANFIHLFHLDEKSQLEILNPHLVIRTAVASLERVKCEQQRRYCLQKWRNLEKSAKDWVFYYQQFHQADRRIHELDQERYSSFEDVISIY, from the coding sequence ATGCAGATTCCCCGCTTACACCCAGATACTATTGAGCAAGTTAAGGAACGTGCAGACATCGTTGATGTTGTCTCGGAACACGTTGTTTTGCGTAAGCGTGGAAAGGATTATCAAGGTTTGTGTCCTTTCCATGAGGAAAAAACACCGAGTTTTACCGTTAGTCCAGGGAAGCAGATGTATTACTGCTTCGGATGTCAAGCTGGCGGTAATGCAATTAAGTTTTTGATGGAGGTAGGGAAACGCGCGTTTGGTGAGGTGGTGCTAGATTTAGCACGGCGCTATCAAGTACCCGTACAAACTCTGGAACCTGAACAACGTCAAGAGTTACAGCGTCAATTAACGCAGCGAGAGCAATTATTTGAGATTTTAGCGGTAGCAGCAAACTTTTATCAACACGCTTTAAGACAACCACAAGGAAATGTGGCGCTGGAGTATTTGAAATCTGAACGAGGTTTAACTGAGGAAACGATTCAAAATTTTCAGTTAGGGTACGCGCCGTCTGGTTGGGAAATTCTTTATAAGTATTTGGTTGAACAAAAAAGTTATCCAGTGCAGCTTGTAGAAAAGGCGGGTTTAATTGTACCACGCAAGTCTGGAGGGGGTTATTATGACCGATTTCGCGATCGCTTAATGATACCTATCCACGACACCCAAGGTAGAGTTATCGGTTTTGGTGGACGTACTTTAACTGATGAGCAACCAAAGTATCTTAACTCACCCGAAACTGAGTTATTTGATAAGGGGAGAACTTTATTTGCGTTAGATAAGGCAAAAGATGCCATCGGTAAGCGAGATCAAGCGGTGGTAGTGGAAGGATATTTTGATGCGATCGCACTTCACGAAGCTGGTATTAATAATGTAGTTGCATCTCTGGGTACAGCACTTAGTTTAGACCAAGTAAAACAACTGCTGCGTTACACCGATTCTAAGCGAATAGTTCTCAATTTTGATGCTGATGCTGCTGGAACTAACGCCGCAGAACGAGCAATTGGCGAAATTGCTAATTTAGCTTATCAAGGAGAAGTACAGTTACGCATTCTCAATTTACCAAAAGGTAAAGATGCTGACGAATTCGTTAAAGGTAAAGCTGATGGTGCGGCACAATATCAAGAATTGTTAGATAATGCGCCTCTGTGGTTAGATTGGCAGATTCAACAAACATTAGTTAACCGAGATATTAGCCAAGCTGACCAGTTTCAGCAAGTTGCTCAAGAAATGGTTAAGTTACTGAGCAATATTGAGAATGCCGCTAGTCAAATTCATTATTTAGAACTTTGTGCAAAACTACTTAGCAAAGATGATAGTCGTTCTATAACATTACTAATTGAAAGTTTGCGAAAGCAACTTAAAAAATTAAATTTACCCTTACAACCAAAAAGTAACACTCAACAGCAATTTATACCTCTTCCTGCTAAAACTGATCGCGATCTTTTAAACCAAGCAGAAATATTACTATTAAAAATTTATATACATTGTCCAGAATATCGAGAAGATATTATTTTTGCTTTAGAAGATCGAGATTTATTATTTAGCCTTCAATATCATTTAGTGTGGCAATATTTTCAAGACCTAGCACTAAAATCACCAGAAATTATTTATACATCAGAGGTAATCATTTCATTATTGCAAGATTTTAGTGTTCAATTACCTAAAAATATTGCTAATTTCATACATTTATTTCATCTGGACGAGAAAAGTCAGCTAGAAATTCTTAACCCACATTTGGTAATTAGGACAGCAGTTGCATCTTTAGAAAGGGTAAAGTGTGAACAACAGCGACGTTACTGTTTGCAAAAGTGGCGTAATCTAGAAAAATCTGCCAAAGATTGGGTATTTTATTATCAGCAATTTCATCAAGCTGACAGACGTATCCATGAATTAGATCAGGAACGTTATTCTAGTTTTGAAGACGTAATTTCAATTTATTAA
- a CDS encoding aldolase/citrate lyase family protein, which produces MRENRLKRKLLQGEVVIGPFMNCAYPAFIEICGHAGFDFAIIDMEHGALHTLVAEDLCRAADCVGLSPVIRVRKNDAPQIQRALDIGSAGVQVPQIETKTDAEAVVTGAKYSPLGSRGLSFNTRAGLYTAAGTQITDKLNQESLVVIHVEGKRGVENLQEIVSVPHIDVIFLGPYDLSQSLGIPGQVRDPRVIELMQKSVTTIRNAGKAVGTFADNPEVAKQWINTGVQYIGLGVDVAIFLKACQALVEAVKN; this is translated from the coding sequence ATGCGCGAAAACCGACTAAAACGCAAACTGCTACAAGGCGAAGTCGTAATTGGCCCCTTTATGAACTGCGCGTATCCGGCATTTATTGAAATTTGCGGACACGCAGGATTTGACTTTGCCATCATTGATATGGAACATGGCGCTTTACACACATTAGTTGCAGAGGATTTATGTCGCGCTGCTGACTGCGTAGGACTATCCCCAGTTATCCGTGTCCGCAAAAATGATGCACCACAAATACAACGTGCATTAGATATCGGTAGTGCAGGCGTACAAGTACCACAAATTGAAACCAAAACCGATGCAGAAGCGGTTGTAACTGGTGCTAAATATAGTCCTTTGGGTTCACGGGGTCTTTCATTTAACACCCGCGCTGGACTATATACAGCAGCAGGAACACAAATCACAGACAAACTTAATCAAGAATCACTTGTAGTTATTCATGTTGAAGGTAAACGTGGGGTAGAAAACTTACAAGAAATTGTCAGTGTTCCCCATATTGATGTAATTTTTCTTGGCCCTTATGATTTATCCCAATCTTTAGGTATACCTGGTCAAGTACGTGACCCCCGTGTAATTGAGTTAATGCAGAAATCTGTCACTACTATTCGCAATGCTGGTAAAGCTGTAGGTACATTTGCTGATAATCCCGAAGTCGCCAAGCAGTGGATTAATACTGGAGTTCAATACATTGGTTTAGGTGTAGACGTGGCTATTTTCTTAAAAGCTTGCCAAGCTTTAGTAGAAGCAGTGAAAAACTAA
- a CDS encoding BrnT family toxin, translating into MKFQWDRDKASSNAKKHGVSFEEAVTVFGDPLALTISNPDHSVGELRLLTTGHSRWQRLLVVSHTEREGEVRLISARLATRQERRNYESGT; encoded by the coding sequence ATGAAGTTTCAGTGGGATCGAGACAAAGCGAGTAGCAATGCTAAGAAGCATGGTGTGTCTTTTGAAGAGGCTGTAACTGTCTTCGGAGATCCATTAGCGTTGACAATTTCTAACCCTGACCACTCGGTGGGTGAATTGCGTCTTTTGACGACAGGTCACTCAAGGTGGCAACGACTTTTGGTTGTCTCCCACACGGAACGAGAAGGTGAGGTGCGTTTAATCAGCGCCCGTTTAGCCACCCGACAAGAGAGAAGAAATTATGAGTCAGGAACCTGA
- the ppsA gene encoding phosphoenolpyruvate synthase: protein MVTTAQEKSFQSSKERSLVLWFDEVGMADVHLVGGKNASLGEMIQQLTRKEVKVPLGFATTSSAYRYFIEKAGLEVKLRQLFADLDVEDVNNLRQRGRQARSLILNTPFPQDLQDVIAQNYQTMCDRYGIDTEVAVRSSATAEDLPDASFAGQQETYLHIQGIKDVLEACHKCFASLFTDRAISYRHLKDFDHFDVALSVGIQKMVRSDLACAGVMFTIDTETGFKNAVLITAAYGLGENVVQGAVNPDEYVVFKPTLKAGFRPIIEKRLGTKELKLVCDLGGCKVTKQERVPKIEQQQFALNEYEVLHLARWACIIEDHYSQIRGIYTPMDIEWAKDGLTGELFIVQARPETVQSQKTKNVLRSYHLQQHSEVLITGRSVGEAIGQGKVRVIFDVQKLELFQAGEVLVTDKTDPDWEPIMKKASAIVTNKGGRTCHAAIIARELGIPAIVGCGDATDILKAGQEVTVSCAEGEEGKVYTGLLPFEVKEIPLENLPRTRTKIMMNVGNPEEAFSLSAIPNDGIGLARLEFIIANHIKVHPLALINFDNLKDEEVKRKIAALTFLYEEKPRYFVDKLSQGVARIAAAFYPNPVVVRMSDFKSNEYANLLGGQQFEPQEENPMLSWRGAARYYDVRYRDAFALECHALKRVRDEMGLTNVIPMIPFCRTPEEGRKVLAEMAKHGLEQGKNGLQVYVMCELPSNVILADEFSEVFDGFSIGSNDLTQLTLGLDRDSGLVAHLFDERNEAVKRMVKMAIASAKRNNRKIGICGQAPSDYPEFARFLVEEGIDSMSLNPDSVLKTLLTVAEVEGVS, encoded by the coding sequence ATGGTGACAACGGCTCAAGAAAAGTCTTTCCAGTCCTCCAAAGAGCGATCGCTAGTTCTGTGGTTTGATGAAGTTGGGATGGCTGATGTCCACCTAGTAGGCGGTAAGAATGCTTCCTTGGGGGAAATGATCCAACAATTAACCCGCAAAGAAGTTAAAGTTCCTTTAGGGTTTGCGACAACATCTTCTGCTTATCGCTATTTTATTGAGAAAGCGGGTTTAGAAGTAAAACTGCGTCAGCTATTTGCTGATTTAGATGTCGAAGATGTTAACAATTTACGTCAGCGCGGTAGACAAGCACGTTCTTTAATTTTGAATACGCCGTTTCCGCAAGATTTGCAAGATGTGATCGCGCAAAATTATCAAACAATGTGCGATCGCTATGGTATAGATACAGAAGTTGCCGTACGTTCTTCTGCTACCGCCGAAGACTTACCCGACGCAAGTTTTGCAGGTCAACAAGAAACATATCTACACATTCAAGGAATCAAAGACGTTTTAGAAGCGTGTCATAAATGCTTTGCTTCCCTTTTTACTGACCGCGCTATCTCCTATCGTCATCTTAAAGACTTCGATCACTTTGACGTTGCTTTGTCAGTCGGTATCCAAAAAATGGTACGTTCCGACTTAGCTTGTGCTGGCGTAATGTTTACCATTGATACCGAGACAGGTTTTAAAAATGCTGTTTTAATTACTGCTGCTTATGGATTAGGTGAAAACGTTGTCCAAGGTGCAGTTAATCCAGATGAATATGTAGTATTTAAACCTACCTTAAAAGCAGGTTTTCGTCCAATTATCGAAAAACGTCTAGGAACTAAAGAATTAAAATTAGTCTGCGATTTAGGCGGTTGTAAAGTTACTAAACAAGAACGAGTCCCTAAAATAGAACAGCAACAATTTGCCCTAAATGAGTACGAAGTTTTACATTTAGCGCGTTGGGCTTGCATTATTGAAGACCACTATAGCCAAATACGGGGTATTTATACCCCAATGGATATTGAATGGGCGAAAGATGGATTGACAGGGGAATTATTCATCGTCCAAGCGCGTCCAGAAACAGTACAATCTCAAAAGACTAAAAATGTTCTCCGCAGTTATCATTTACAACAACATAGCGAAGTTTTAATCACAGGTCGTAGCGTTGGGGAAGCTATCGGTCAAGGAAAAGTTAGAGTAATTTTTGATGTTCAAAAACTAGAATTGTTCCAAGCAGGTGAAGTTTTAGTAACAGATAAAACCGATCCAGATTGGGAACCAATTATGAAAAAAGCGAGTGCCATTGTTACTAACAAAGGTGGGCGCACGTGCCATGCAGCGATCATAGCAAGAGAATTAGGTATTCCCGCAATTGTTGGTTGTGGTGATGCTACTGATATTTTAAAAGCAGGGCAAGAAGTAACAGTTTCTTGTGCAGAAGGAGAAGAAGGAAAAGTTTATACAGGATTATTACCTTTTGAAGTTAAGGAGATTCCTTTAGAAAACCTCCCCCGCACTCGCACTAAAATTATGATGAATGTGGGTAATCCTGAAGAAGCATTTAGTCTCTCAGCGATTCCTAATGATGGCATAGGATTAGCGCGGTTAGAATTTATCATTGCCAATCATATCAAAGTTCACCCACTAGCTTTAATTAACTTTGATAATTTAAAAGATGAAGAAGTCAAAAGAAAGATTGCTGCTTTAACTTTTTTGTATGAAGAAAAACCGCGTTATTTTGTAGATAAGTTATCTCAAGGGGTAGCTAGAATCGCCGCAGCTTTCTATCCTAATCCGGTAGTGGTGCGGATGAGTGATTTTAAGAGTAATGAATACGCAAATCTTTTAGGTGGTCAACAGTTTGAACCACAAGAAGAAAACCCGATGTTGAGTTGGCGGGGTGCAGCGCGTTATTATGATGTGCGATATCGGGATGCTTTTGCTTTAGAATGTCACGCACTTAAACGGGTACGGGATGAAATGGGATTAACAAATGTTATCCCGATGATTCCTTTCTGTCGCACACCGGAAGAAGGGCGTAAGGTGTTAGCTGAAATGGCGAAGCATGGTTTAGAACAAGGTAAAAATGGGTTGCAAGTTTATGTAATGTGTGAATTGCCCAGTAATGTAATTTTGGCTGATGAATTTAGTGAAGTTTTTGATGGTTTTTCGATTGGTTCTAATGATTTAACTCAGTTAACTTTAGGATTAGATCGAGATTCTGGTTTAGTTGCTCATTTATTTGATGAACGCAACGAAGCTGTGAAGCGGATGGTAAAAATGGCGATCGCATCTGCTAAAAGGAATAATCGCAAAATCGGTATCTGCGGTCAAGCACCGAGTGATTATCCTGAATTTGCGCGTTTCTTGGTAGAAGAGGGAATTGATTCGATGAGTTTGAACCCGGATTCAGTGCTGAAGACACTTTTAACCGTTGCGGAAGTAGAAGGCGTTAGTTAA
- a CDS encoding 2OG-Fe dioxygenase family protein — MKTSLGATCLEYAFLFTLRKVKSLNVEDLKPFFEDLPVDPYIKGKYRSRRLSRFYVSANELIKLPHGYFAQSKDYNPLLGNINREYAELDDELIKLDTFKRMVLAFSDSCKLHPEAEIGVHQIRITCYPHNYGNPAPEGIHRDGTDFVGIFAVNRHNIEGGETHLYKTKKQKPVFSQILNPGELLLVNDNEFFHFTTPIKPASEGIGTRDVFVLTCPSLLT, encoded by the coding sequence ATGAAAACATCATTGGGAGCGACTTGCTTAGAGTATGCCTTTTTATTTACCTTGAGAAAGGTAAAGTCATTGAATGTAGAAGACTTAAAACCATTTTTTGAAGATTTGCCTGTTGATCCTTATATTAAAGGAAAGTATCGCTCCAGAAGATTATCTCGTTTCTACGTTTCTGCTAATGAATTAATCAAGTTACCACATGGTTATTTTGCTCAAAGTAAAGACTACAACCCACTTTTAGGTAATATAAACAGAGAGTATGCAGAGTTAGATGATGAACTAATTAAGCTAGATACTTTTAAAAGAATGGTTTTAGCTTTTAGTGATTCCTGTAAACTTCACCCAGAAGCAGAAATAGGAGTTCATCAAATCAGGATTACTTGTTATCCTCATAACTATGGCAATCCAGCACCCGAAGGTATTCATCGAGATGGTACTGATTTTGTTGGTATTTTTGCAGTAAATCGACACAATATTGAAGGTGGCGAAACACATCTCTATAAAACTAAAAAGCAAAAGCCTGTTTTTAGCCAAATTCTTAATCCAGGGGAGTTGCTATTAGTAAATGACAATGAATTTTTTCACTTTACAACTCCGATTAAGCCTGCATCCGAAGGTATAGGTACAAGGGATGTATTTGTACTAACTTGTCCGAGTTTACTGACCTAG